The DNA sequence AGAGtactcctcgtcgtcattgtTTGCATAAAGGAATTTATACCACCCGTCATGAACCCCGTTTGTCGTGTGGCCTTGCCGTGGCGCAAGGATGAGCATCCGGTCTGTGAACGGTAAGAACTCCCCTTTTATCCTGCCCATTACCCAATTTGGGTCTTTTTGGTTGGATTCTATTGCTTTGAAATTGGGgagtgggttgggaggggggaggagggtccATTctgaaggtgaggaggggccgaggggggtgttgaagttgatggctgtggcgatggcgaggatcTTGAAATTGGAGGattgggtgagggtggcTTGGAGGGTTGTGCTTGTTGCGCCGGtgcggagggtggtgatggttaTGGTGGAGGCTTCGCGGGTGCAAGGGCGGAGGAATTCGAggtggagtttgaggatgtcggggtggggggtgtgggcgagatgggtggtgagggcggaATAGATTCCGGCGGCGGTGCAGCCGCCGTGGAGGGCTGGGTGTGATGGTTAGCCTTTTGAGAGGGAAGGATGGGATAAGGAGAAGAAATACTGATACCAAAGGCCCAGTCGGTATGCCAGTCGCAGGTGTAAGTGTTGTCTGGCCCCTGGACTTTTTGAAGGTTGATTTGCTTGTGGAGTGTTTTCGCCATTTTCTGTTATggctttctttcttttgagTGATGGAAGAAAGGCCGGTCGGGACTCAAATAGGCTTGTGTTTGTTTTATCACAATTTTTTTTCCCGGGGGGCCACACCACGCTTATATAGGTACTTTGTGAACTTCCGGTGTGCCTTCCCGAATTAGGACACATCTTTCCACACAACGGTCTGTTGGTAGCCTCATGTAACCTTGACCGGCCTGAAGGGTGTAACAGGACATCCCGGCCCAATAACATCCCCACATCAAATCGGTATACAGACTTCACATGGGAAAGACGACTCTGGACCTCAGCCCTAAATTGGCTCGAGGTGGGAGCTCTTTTGGGACAAATGTGGTGATTTGTTTACTTGCGTAGGTAAACCGACCCTTTAAAAGCCCCTGGCGTTTGCCAAGGGATCTGACAACACGGGTAAGGATGTGGGTGGTAAGTGTTTTTGACTTCAATGTCTTTGCAGTGCTGCTTGCTGGCGATTGGAGTATTTAGaaatgaaaagaagaagtAAGATGGTTGCATGCCATTCTTTCTCGTACCTAGCTGAGCAGTGCAGTTGCTGGTGTGCAGGCTGTCCTATTGGCCCGAATACCTGTTTAAAAAGGTATCAACGACGATGAAGCGGAGATTTAAAATGTCAGGAGTCTATTCTCCGTCGTATCAAGTACGAAAACAGAAGTGCTAGAAATATGCGGTCACTCCGGGGCTTTGGGAGATCAGATGGCTGTTGGAAGTCATTTTCCTCACCCACAACGTGACCTGGTAAGGTGATTGAGGGACTGAgaggggatgaagagggATTTCACGCTATGTGTGGTGTAATTCGCCGTGGGAGTGAACTTGCATATAGGCACGTGGGCTGAAAGGTAGGCGGGTGCAAGCCCTTTAATTTTGTAAGTACAAACAAGTATGTGCTCCTCCTATCCACTTCTAACCCTCAACCCTCTTGCCGGTTACAGCCTTTCGGCAGCTCTCTATCCATCTGcaatcaccaacccccacgGCTTCCGACTTCCATtcaacccacaccaccaaacaaGTTCTCGAAGGCAGTTCTGCTGTGTAGCACTTTGTTACTCACTTTCAGCGGCGTAAGCAAACGAAGGAGACCCCGATATACGACATGGTAACATGACTAACCTGGTTCTTCACAGACTGCCTGTGCCGGCCGTCCCTTAAGCAACTACACCATCGTCGATGTTCAATGGGACTTACCCATCCAGCCCGGCAACGCTTCCTCTGACACCATCTACGTCAACGGAGCAATCGAGAACGCGATTAATGAAATGGAAtacctccatctcggccagaACCAAACCTTCGAAAACTACCTACGAGCCCTTGCTCAAGCCAACACCGCTCAAGATACGGAAGACCCGACGGGGTGGGAATGCGACATCGAGGGTGTCGGATGCCAAACATGGGTTCCAGAAAAAGGTATTACTTACCTCCGTGAAGTCGAGGGCACCCCCAAAAATGGCCCCGGGCCAAACGAGTGTGGGCGTGTTAGCTGCGGGTATGGGGCTGCTATTCATTGGTGCAATGAGGTACGGTGGCTACTTGATACTGGCGTTTGAGATGTCTGAGATACCTAACTGATCGATGTAGAATGGCTTTGAGAAAGAAGTCACCTGGGATGGTATTGCGGATGGGGCGGAGGATTTGAAGGGATTGTGTGGAACACATAGGCGTTGGTCAACGGTGAAGGTCAGGGTTGATTTCAAGGATAATTGGAAtgtggtcgtggtggagaaTGATTGCTGAAGGGGGCCCAGGGCAATCTTAAGCCTCGATGCTGGACTAGGGGTTCACAAGTTGGAGTGGAAAGGTTGCTGCGCTGGAGACATATGGGAGTCTCTTGATTATATGTCAGCCTTTTTCACCTCTCTTATAACAGGCATACAACAAAACCGTGAAAGTAAAAAGCTCAAGAACTCGGTATTCCTCATTTCATCACCAGGATGACGCAGCGAcggccatcatcaagtcTCTACCTACTACCCCTCCAGCCAAGCTATCCCTTTGAGATATGAAAGCCGACTTTCATGTTCCGGGTGAACCCCAGCCGAATGTTCCCGCCACTTCTCTAGCAAGGATCACGGCGGACGATGACGTTCCATTTGCTCTTGTAGAAAGCCTGACCCTTGACGTCCTTCAACGAACTGCCCGACCTGCAGTTATCAACTATCACCTGGGCTCCGTCGGCAATCTTCCCCCAAGTAATCTCCTTGGCAGCGTTATTCTGTTCAAATTAGCTCTCCACTCATTGAGGGGTAATTGAGTGAACCGGGAAGGGACGTACATCATTGCACCACCAGATAGCAGCATTGTGGCTGCAGCTGACACGACCGCAGTTGCCCGGCCCGGGCCcgttcttgggcttggtgcCGCCCTCCAACCCCCGGAGGTAGTCGATGCCCGTAAGAATGTAGGAGATGATGCAAGATGTTCCAAAGTTGCAATCGTAGCTCTCGAGCTCACCTAACGCGGCGCCGACCACGGAGCCGTCAGCCCGCGGTGAAATCTGGCTCTGAAATCTCTCGTTCCAGCCGGGATACAGGGCATCCATCTGGGCAATGGCTTGCTGGACAGtgccggtgacggtgacAGTGCCGTTGCTGGCATCTCCGGGGGTGATGGGCATGTCCCATTGGAGTTCGATGATGGTGTAATTGGTCGCGGGGTCTGCATCTGCACAGGCAAGCTGTGGAGATGTTAGCAAGGCTGTTCGTGTCCTTAAGAAGATCGTGTAGCAGGGGACTAACGCCAGCGAAGCTGAGCAGCAAGCTGCCGCAAAGGAAGGTGATGAGATTTGTCAACATTGTGGGTTGTGGTATGGATGGGCGGCGTGAGTATAGACTGGTTGATGTGAAAAGTGGttgatgggagaggaagagttATGTGGTAATAGAGGACCTAGCTACCTtatatacctacctatctactGATATAGATGATTACACCAGGTGCCTTCCAAGCCTTGACCGCCTTGTGGCTACCGAAGAGCAGGATAAGAGCCACATAAAGACGGAGTCGTTCTTGCTGAAGACGAGTCGGGACGAGTTGACGCCTGGATGGGTATAACCAATCATCTTGCCACAAAGACACCATCTCATTTCCCAGGCCTAGGTGGATGACGCTTTTTCGGCAATCAGCCTTCTTTTTACTCGGTCTCGTGCACTGATATATCAGTCTCCTGACTTCTTGAAATTCCGTTAACCAATCAAGCGGTCAGTCTATTCGCTCTGAGTTGCTCTGTGGGCAGCTGGCAACGATCGGAGCGATAGTCAGGTAGCTAAGGAGAGATATCC is a window from the Podospora pseudocomata strain CBS 415.72m chromosome 6, whole genome shotgun sequence genome containing:
- a CDS encoding hypothetical protein (COG:S; EggNog:ENOG503PEV2), with amino-acid sequence MCSSYPLLTLNPLAGYSLSAALYPSAITNPHGFRLPFNPHHQTSSRRQFCCVALCYSLSAANYTIVDVQWDLPIQPGNASSDTIYVNGAIENAINEMEYLHLGQNQTFENYLRALAQANTAQDTEDPTGWECDIEGVGCQTWVPEKGITYLREVEGTPKNGPGPNECGRVSCGYGAAIHWCNENGFEKEVTWDGIADGAEDLKGLCGTHRRWSTVKVRVDFKDNWNVVVVENDC
- a CDS encoding hypothetical protein (EggNog:ENOG503PAS5; COG:S); the protein is MAKTLHKQINLQKVQGPDNTYTCDWHTDWAFGITLHGGCTAAGIYSALTTHLAHTPHPDILKLHLEFLRPCTREASTITITTLRTGATSTTLQATLTQSSNFKILAIATAINFNTPLGPSSPSEWTLLPPPNPLPNFKAIESNQKDPNWVMGRIKGEFLPFTDRMLILAPRQGHTTNGVHDGWYKFLYANNDDEEYSPDYEGGVDNTLLTFLADALPSMSDMLMRTGGVYDPHGIHSKMVAWESADTRNQGRPAVVRNLLKDAMKAEAFSNTVTLDVELKKRVDPNRGNGWFLIRTTAKMLEKGRMDVDVVIADENMELLVVAQQTVLVLEAGRKFSKGRKAAL
- a CDS encoding hypothetical protein (COG:S; EggNog:ENOG503PEV2), which encodes MLTNLITFLCGSLLLSFAGLACADADPATNYTIIELQWDMPITPGDASNGTVTVTGTVQQAIAQMDALYPGWNERFQSQISPRADGSVVGAALGELESYDCNFGTSCIISYILTGIDYLRGLEGGTKPKNGPGPGNCGRVSCSHNAAIWWCNDNNAAKEITWGKIADGAQVIVDNCRSGSSLKDVKGQAFYKSKWNVIVRRDPC